The Cyclobacteriaceae bacterium DNA segment AAGTGACCTGGAACTTCCGTCAACTTCATCTAAGTTTATTTCTCTGTACTTGCTTTTCGCCATTGGCTTTAAAGGAGGGCAGGAGTTGGCGCACAGCGAGTTTTCGCTGGAAATTGTGTGGTCGATGTTATTTGGTGTGGCCATTGCCAGTCTGATACCGCTTTATACATTCTTTATTCTAAAGAAGAGATTAAGTGTATCAAATGCCGGGGCCATAGCGGCTGCATACGGATCGGTAAGTGCTGTAACCTTTGTAACAGCCATTTCATTTTTAGAGATGGAGGCCGTGCCGTTTAGCGGACACATGATTGCCGTAATGGCCTTGATGGAAACACCAGCCATCATTATAGGTGTGATATTGATTCGCATGTATGGCCGTGAAGAAACAGGAGATACACGGTTGCGTTCTGTAGTGCATCACTCGTTTACAAATGGCAGTGTGCTTATGATTATCGGAAGTTTAATCATCGGCTTTTTAGCAAATGATCAGCAGGCACTCGGTATTAAACCATTTACAAACGACATCTTTAAAGGTTTTCTTGCGCTCTTTTTGCTGGACATGGGAATTGCCAGCGGCAGAAAGCTGAAGGACTTTCTGGATGGTGGTTGGTTCACGTTGGCTTTTGCCTTGGTGATACCCCTTGTAAATGGCTGTGCCGTGGCCTTGCTGAGCAGCCTGATAACGGATGATCCGGGTAATCGGTTTATGTTCGCGGTGCTGGCGGCCAGTGCCTCGTACATTGCAGTGCCGGCTGCTATGAAAATGGCTGCACCTCAGGCCAATCCAGGAATTTTTGTGCCGATGACATTAGCTGTTACGTTTCCGCTGAACATTACACTGGGTATGCCGATCTATCTGGAATTGATTCTATAAAACTACCCGTAGACAGGATTTACCCACGCTTCTGTTGGCTCGTATTTGCTTGCGCTTGCCCAAATAATCCCTCGTTTCATAAGGGTTACAGCTTGGGGTTGATCGGTAATGTGTTTCAGGTTATGACCGAGGGACGTGTAAAATACGCGGCCCTTTCCATAGGTCTTTTTCCAGGCAACGGGCAACACGCACCCATCAATCCATGGATCAATTTTGCCATTAAACCGCGTGGTGGCCAGTACTTTTACATTCGGATCTATATGCATGTAATATTGTTCGCTGGTCATGTTGAAATCCCTGATGCCTTGCGTAACGGCATCTTCATGATCGACAATGTTAACCCTGTAGTCAATTACCCCACCGGGGTGTGAAACCCATTGTCCGCCCGTCATGTATTGGTACTCCGTATTGTTTCGGAAAGCATCGCACAATCCGCCATGCCATCCGGCTATACCAACACCATTTTTAATCGCTTCCAATAAACCTGCTTCCTGTTCTTTTGTGATTTGCGACATGGTGAAGATTTGAAGGACCAAATCAATTGAACCCATGAGTTGTTTATCGGTATAGGAATCCAACGTTTTGGAAAGTATTATTTCAGCACCTTCTTTTTTTAACCAAGGCACCAGGTAATCAACAAACTTGTCAGGCTCGTGTCCATCCCAACCACCATAGGTAAAAAGCACTTTTCTGTCTTTCAGGGATGGCAATGGTTTCATTTGCTCTGCGGTTGGTTTAGCAACATGACGAAAGGGAAGTGCTGCCAGCCCGACCGTTGCAGCCAATGCTTTAAAAAGGAAATTTCTTCGTTGATTTTTCATTTTATTCTCCAATGTGTTTTTAAAGATACGCAATCATGTAAAACATTATATGTTGATTAGGAGTTAGATATTTATTTTTCGTTCTTTTCTTATATTTTGATCTGATCAATAACCAGATAAACGCCCATGTTTATAAAACGAAATTATGGTTTATGGATGACCTTCAACTGGTCAAAGAAACCTTTTCTCTATGGCTTACTCTATGCTGCATCCATTACGGCAGCATATGAATTTTTACCGCTCAACATCGCTATTCCATGGCAGCCATTAAGCATAGTAGGTATTGCAGTTGCCTTTTACCTGGGCTTTAAAAACAACAGTTCATACGACCGCACGTGGGAGGCTCGAAAAATCTGGGGTGGAATTGTAAATAGCAGTCGCTCATTTGCCAGCGCAGTTATGGCATTTGTCAAAACTGAAAATAAAGACGAGGCACAGTCCATTAAACAAACCTTAATCTACCGGCACATTGCCTGGCTCACCGCACTGCGTTATCAATTGAGGCTAAGCCGCCCCTGGGAACATACAAACGAGCGGCTAAGCGGCTTGTATGTGCCTACGATATGTGAAGCTTATTTCGATTCACTGGATAAAGAGATTGAACATTTGCTCAGGCCGGAAGAGCTTGAACAACTTAAGCGAAAGACAAACATGGCCACTCAACTGCTGACTACCCAAACTCAAAAGTTAAAAGCATTAAAAGAACTTAATTACCTCACCGAAATGGAACACTTTCGGTTGCAGGAATTGATCGGAAATTTATATGATGAGCAAGGCAAAAGTGAACGCATTAAAAACTTCCCCTTTCCGCGACAGTATGCTTCAACGGCCTTATGGACCACTTTTGTATTCAGTGCGCTTGTCCCTTTTGGGTTATTGGATGTATTTACAGAAGGAACATGGGTGTGGCTAACGGTTCCGTTTTCGGCCTTAATTATCTGGGTGTTCTTTCTTACCGAAAAAATCGGGGATTATTCCGAGAATCCATTTGAAGGCACGTATAACGATGTGCCGATAACATCCATATCACGCGCCATTGAAATCGATTTACGGGAGATGCTGGGTGAGACGGATGTTCCGCCACCGATAAAGGATGAAAATGGATTTTTGATGTAATGATTAAGGTGGTATTAGAATTGAATTCGAATGGGTCTTTAATTATTACTTGGTTTCATCATCTCCAGTAATTCAGGGTTCATAATTATTGCAATAACCATTAATAGCGAAGTAAAAAAGAAAAGAGAGAGCCAGAAGAAGATATGAACAAAAACACCACGAAACATTGCCCATCCTGGTTTGTATTGTACGTACAACTGGGTACATCCAAAAGCATAGTAGAGTGCACTGGAACTCATGAATAATAGTAAGTGCATGTAAGTTCCTGTAAATTTGAAGACTATCAAAAATATAACCGAAAGCCATTGGTAGTGTCCTTGTGTATAGAATACAAGAACAGAGTGTTCCAATAGATTGTGTTTACTCTTCCGGAACAGCAATGCAGCAGCGAAAACATAAAACGGAATAAAAAGAAAGGACATTAGGCGTTGGTTATCTTTTACCCATCCCATTATTCCCATGTTGACCTGCTCTTGTCCGCTCCCTTGTTTTGCCTCATCGAATGGGTTTACCGCTTTGGAAAATTCGTATAAATCGATTTCCAACATTGAAAAAGTAAGTATGTAAATTGTTAACATGAGAAAAAAGTACCCCACCGGACCATAGTAGAGTACCCGATTTCCTTCAATGTATTTTCTGGCAACAACACCTGGTCGGATAGTCAGGTCACGAAGAGTTCTTGGGAACATCCCATCAAACCCATATACGCGCGACCAGAAGTCATTCCAGCCTTCGCGAAAAGTAATCCGCTTTACATTTGTGCGTTGGCCGCAACTCGTACAGAATTTTCCGCTTACTTCTTGCTGACAGTTGGTACAGGTCATATTACTTGAAATGATATAGGAACACAATAGTAGCCGTAAAGGCCGGCTTCGGGTTATCCTTGATTTCCAGCGTTACCTTCATTTCAGTTTTTGCTATGCCGCGCAAGTTGGTAAGGGCTTGCAACACCACGCGTAACCTTACTTCCTGATTTACCAGCACCGGTTGGTTGAACTTTAAATTTTCGATGCCGTAGTTTACCAGCATGGTGTAGTTGTTCACCTCGGCAATCTGGTCCCATAGGTGCGGTACCAACGATAGGGTTAAATAACCATGTGCAATTGTGGACTTAAATTGGCTTTCCGTTGCCGCCCGTTGCGGGTCGGTGTGAATCCATTGGTGGTCGAGGGTGGAATCGGCAAACAGGTTGATTTGCTCCTGCGTGATTTTGTGGTACTCAGATACCCCAAGTTCTTTACCGATGTGTTGCTCAAACTCGGCAAAGCTGTTGATGATAAGTTTCGGCATGGTGGTTAAAAATAGGAATTTTTTTGATGTCCAACTGCTGTACACCCCTGAACAGTTGGGTGTACAGTACCGGATAGCAGGTAAATGAGTAGCTTGTGTTTAAGGGTGAAAATCAACGTATTACCATTGTGGTGCTGATTTTGTATAGCCCAACGCAGACTTATTAACCTATGCGTACACTCATAGCCGTTATTCTTTGGTTCATTTTATTGGTGCTGTGCTGGCCGTTGGCCCTCTTGCTGATCTTTCTCTTTCCACTGATCTGGTTGATCTTGCTTCCGTTTAAGATCATCGGGCTATCCATTAGCCTGGTGTTTCAATTCATAGGCGCCATTTTAATGTTTCCGTTTAAGGTGCTGGGGGTTAGGTAGTGTTGCGATGAAATTCACTTTGCGCCTTGGCGCCTCAGCGGTTATTGATTCAGCAGTAAGCTTAAATTTTCACCGCAGAGGCGCAAGGACGCAAAGAATTTAGTTCAATCATTATTTTCTAACGATAGGCAATCTCACTACCGATGGGTATTTCTTCGAGTGATGGATAGTGTTTGTGGCTACCACACCTGTAACTTCATCATAGTTGTTACCACCAGTATTTAAATTGCGTTCAAAGCGCGGGAAGTTGGAGCTCGACACTTCAATGCGAATGCGGTGACCGGCTGCAAAGTAATTGCTGGTGCTCATCGGAGTCAGCTTTACTTCGTACACCTTTCCCTTTTCCATAAACACTTCCTTCTCATAGCCCTCACGGTAGCGAACCCGCTGAATCGTTTCATCCAGGTTATAGGCTTTCCCATCCGGATGCACATCAATAAGTTTAATGGTCACATCGGTATCTTTTACATCGCTCGACAAATACAGCGTGGATTCAATAAACCCGCTTACTTCAATGCCTTCCTTCAATGGCTCGGATGTATAAACGAGAATATCGTCCCTCAATTCCATTTCCGATTGATCAAATGCGCCACCTTGTACCGCATTGCCGGTACAGCAAACATTTCCGCCATGCGATTTTACCGGGTTCATTGGGTCGTATTTGAAGGTATCGGGGTTATCAGCAGACGGTGCTTTCGCTACGAGTTTACCATCACCGTTACGGGTGTTGGCCTTGCCTTCGCTGCTTAGAAAATAGTTTGTCATTACAGCATTTTTGGGTGGCCATGTGTCAGATATTTGCCATTTGTTACTGCCCATGGTATAGTATTGAACACGTGGTGTATTTTTCTTGAAATCATTTTGCTCACCTTTCAAAAGTAGATCAAACCATCCCCAGGTAAGCTCATCGTAGTTCAAGCGGGCATCGCCCACACTGCGCTCACCCACAATGGTATTTTCGGTTGCGCGTTTATAGGCGCAATGCAGGGTAGGAGCAATAACCAGGTATTGGTTGTCTGCAATTTCTTTGTTCGGATTATTCCGAGCGTGATTGAATAAGGCCAGGTTCGGACTGGACGACACATCATACCAGGACACAAACCAATAGGCCGGCACATCCAGTGGCATGGTGTCGTGATATAGGCCACCCGTAAACCAGGCTGGGTCGTTTGGCTTACGCCTGATCATCTTTTCATACACGCCTTCCTGGCCGTTTACATTTTTGATAATGTCCTGTACGGGTAAATGCTGAAGCGCTTGTGCCCAATCCTGACGCGGCATCTCTGTGGCCATATCGTAAAAACGTTGGATGCGGATCAGGTCTTGTTGCGTAATGTCTTTTGGTAGTGTGGGTTTGTATTTATCATTCTGTGTTCCATAGAGCCACGCGGTAAACAACATTTGCTGAGCTCCTCCGCGGTACCAGTTACCCTGTTCATAATATTCACCAACCTTACCAACACCGGCTCCGAATCCTTGTGCCACCATAGCAGCAAGAGCGGGGTGATTCAGTGATGCTACCGCCATTTGCCATTCGGCCGTAGAAGAACAACCGATCACGCCAATCTTTCCATTCGACCACGGCTGTTTACTCATCCATTCAAAGGCATCGTAACCATCGGTAAGGGGTGTTCCCAGAATATCCCATTCGCCTTCAGAGAAAAAGCGGCCGCGTTCATTTTGAACTACGTAGGCGTAACCACGTTGGACTGCATCAATCGCAGCCTCAAGTGTGCGGGTCCGCATTTCGCCATCTACCCATGTGTTGAAATTGTATGGTGTTCGTGAAAATACAATTGGTACTTTGGCATTTCCTTTTGGGCGATAGATGTCGGTTGCCAGTCGCACACCATCGCGCATAGGCATCATCACTTTTTGATCGATGACGGCAATTTCTGCCAGCTTATTGTAAACATCTTGAGGATTTTGTTGGGCTGTTACCCCCAGTGCGAGTAAGCAAAGGAAGAAAAGGAGCAAATTTTTTTTCATTGTGTTTAGGTTATTTCTAATGTTAAAAGTTCAAGTTGCTTACATCACGACTACAAATCTTCAGCATGCCCGGGCGACACCTCTTTCTATCTTTGGCCTGGCATTGGCATGTGCGGATAGAAAGCCGTGTTGACCGGGGATGCGGGGCCCTGCGGCCCTGGAGCAAAGAAAATAGTTATAAAATCAAGTTCGTTTGATCAAGATGCGAAAACTTTTCATTGTATTTCAGGTTTTTATGCGAAATTGATTCAACATTTACGCAAACGGTAATGGCTGGTTGTTCATCTGGTAAACGATCTTACTTAAGCGAAGACATAGCGGTTGAAGCACTTATCGAAGTGCATATACAGTTCGACTATGGCAAGCGATCAGGCCCCATTGCGGTGTATCCATGTGATGAATGTGGTCAGTTTCACCTTACGTCAACTGGTATCATGAATAAAAAACTTGAACAGTTTCTCTCAGACGGGACACTTCAAAAACTGCGTACCGCCAATAAGTGGTCTGGCAAATGGAAGTAGAAACTGTGTTCACTAAATCCTTTCAGTTCTTCGCAGGCGGATTAATCATAATATGCGCCCTGTGTGTTCCCGGATCCATGATCCACGGCATGCCGGGTGCTTCGGGTTTTAGGGGAAGTCCTGTGCTCTCCGCTGTGGCCCACGGGATGTAAACTACATATCTAAAATTTCCCTTTGTTACTTCACCTGTTTCAGCATTGTAGTTTTCGGAAGGAGCGGAGAACACCTGCAGGTTGGTGGCTTGCTTGGGCATGAATAGTTTTCCTGATTTTACTTCAACTTCCCGTATGTCAAAAATTTCCTGGAAGGATTTTCCTTGAGCTTTCAATTCGCGCCCACGCGCCATGAACGGTTCAAGGTCTTTATGATAACAAGATACATTAAAGCCACTTGCTTTCGGATCATCCGTTATGCAAACAAATTCATTTGTTCCTTTTCGAAGCACAACAAACTCGCCTTTTGTATTGTAACCATAAACCATCGCGCCATCCCGTTTGTCTTCCGGTGCGGCTAATACAGCAATTTTAATTTGGATTTCAGTAGAGGGTATCTGAGCGAACGATACGTGTATAATCAGAAATAATAGGAAAGTAGTTTTCATAATGGCTATTATTTTAATTCTCGTCTTATAACTTAAGTCTTATTACTTATGTCTTAAATCTAACGTCTATCAATTCAGGTTTTCTGTTTCTTTTTTTGTGCTGATGGGAATAATACGTTGTTCAGAATTAACCGGTATCCCGGAGAGTTTGGATGCAAATTCAAATCGGTGGCTGACCTGCCGCGACCGGGATAACCTTCCGGATCGTGACCACTGTAGAATGTCCAGAACCCTTTACCGAGTTCGTTAAACATGTACCGCACGTTCCCAGCTTCCTTGTTTTCGCCTAAAATCAGCACCTCTGGCTTTACCAATCCGCGATTAAAAGCTGTGGTCAATCCGCTGAATTCACGAATCATATGTTCGTGATTTTGTGTTAGCAGGGAAGGAATAATATCCCATTTGGCGGAGAATGTAAATAATGAAAAATAGGAACCCATGGATCCGTAGCCGCGACCCACGTTAATGTCACTGAACCGCCTGCTGTACGGTGGCTCAAGCACAAAGTTTTCAAAGGCGAGTGAAAGGGAGTAGTCTAGTGCCTGTTGTTGTGCTTCATCATCCGCTAACTCAAATAAATCCAGGCCATTTACGGCCAATGCAACATCAATCGATTCAGCAGCCGAACACATGGCAAACAGGTAGCCACCGGAAGCACAAAAAGTTTTGAGCTGTTTTGCCACTTCCAGTTTCATAGCGGGCACCGATGAATACCCCAGTCGACCAGCGGTGGTTTCTTGAGTCTGGTATTCCAGCATGGCCGATTCGCGCCACCGGGCGCGTGCCGGTTGTCCGGTAAAGTCTTCATGGTGCAGGTGAACCCAATCGTAGCGGGCTAGCGCCTCGTTGTGTATTTCTTCATCATAAATAATATCAAATGGAATTTCTGCGTACTCGAGTACGAGAATAACGGCATCCGTTTCATCCTGAATAAAATCGCTTTTGGGAGAATAAACAGCAATGCGGGGTACTTTTTCGAGACGCACCACATTCATGTTTACGGCAGGACTTGATATCTCATTTAAAAGTGTATTGACTTTAGCGGCACTGATGATTTCGTATGAAATACCACGCAGTTTACATTCTGTTTCAGCTTCTGCCGAATAAGAAAATAAAAAGCTGCCACCCCGATAGTTCAACAACCAATCAACTTCAGTTTGCCGTTGCAACATGAAATAGGCAAGTCCATAAGCTTTCAAGTGGTTGTGTTGGTGATCATCCATAGGGATGAGCATAGAATTGCTGAAGGCACTCCATGAATACACAACACAGCAGATGACGAGGCAGATTTTTGTCATCGGTTTCCGGATCAATAGAATACACTAAAGCTCCGGAGATTTTCCGATAATATCAATTAAATAATGACCGAAGGGTTAGCGGATAATAATTCGTACGGTTTTAACAACGTGGCCATCGGAAACCTGGAGGAAATACAAACCCGGTGTATTTTGGGTGCCATCAATTGTCGCTTCCCGATTGTTTATCGGTTCAACCCGAATGTGCGCGTTACGCCCAAGCTGATCCAATAACTGAACCTGATTAAACTGAAAAGGTGAGCGCACCGTAAACAATCCGGTTGATGGATTGGGAAAAACTTCCAACTCGCCACGCGGTTCAATGGTTACCGATACGACTTTTGAATAAGAGAATGTTCCATCAAAATCAGTTTGTTTTAGGCGGTAATAGGATAGTCCGGCAAAAGGCCCGTCATCAACGGCTGAATAATTTTTCAAAGATGTTGTGGTGCCTGCGCCATCCACTTGCAGCACCTGTTCCCATTTACTTCCGGTTTTAGAGCGCTCAACCGTAAAATAATCATTATTGGTTTCTGAGGCGGTTGTCCAGAACAAGTGAACCATTTGTTCACGCGCTTCAGCATAGAAAGTTTTGAGTTCAATGGGCAGCGGAGCACTCAGATCAGTATTACCTAAAGTAAACCGATCTCCATTTTGAAAATTAACTCCACTGAATGAAATAACTCCGCCAGCGATCACCCCGCCACTAATGGGTGTCACATCATTATCAGAAAATCCATCGCCATCTCGGTCTATTAGCAGTCGTAAATTAGATCCAATAGGGCTTCCACTTAATCCACTAATGTCAAATGAAATGGTTACGTTACCTACATCTCCGGTCTCGCTTATACGCCAAACCCGATTGAGCCGTTCAAGAATGGGGGCGCCAATGTCTGCAAAGTTGCTGGTGAGCGATGCATTATCATGTCCCCATAACAACCATTCATTGTTTGCTAAAGTTGGTCCCGCTACTGTCATGCGAACCATTCCGGTTCCCTTGGCATCCCGATGACTGGATCCATCACTGGCTTGTCCGATTCCTGCTACTTCATGGTCATAGTTTCCATTTCCTGGGTCATCCATTGTATACACATCATCAGCCCCTAATGTGATGCCATATTTCGCGCTTAAGTAGTTGTTAATAATTATTCGTTGAGCCGTGTTGATCGCATAATTATAAACGATAAATTCATTAATGTATCCTCTTAGTCCGCCATTGGTTGTGTTTGTGTGCCTACCGATTCTGGGGCCTGGTGGTGTTGTGGCACCATCAGCATCAGCCAGGTTTCCGCCTTCCTGCGCATTGTTATAGAACATCTGATAATTGACATTATAGTTCCTGCGCATTTGTATGATTTTCGTATTGGTATTAATGGCCGTAGTTCCCGTTATGCCACCTAGTCCACCACCCGCATTATTTCGCTTTTGATAGAAGTATCTGTTACCGGTTACAGGCTTAAGTGATACAAGTTCATTCGTAACCGCAGTTCTGTCCAGAATAAAGTGACCGGCACCATCATTTGTTCCTCCTAATCCAACGCCAGCACCCAGTGTATCTCTGAAAACAATCAGGTAGGTATAGCTGCTTGTGCTTGCCATGCCCGGTGATGGGCCATCAATAAACAGGTCACCAGTAAAGCGCAAAGCAGCGTAACTATTTGCGCCATTGGTATGAAGTAACGGTCTGTTTCCGGCTGTGGCTTGTGTGGCGTGCCTGTTGTTTCCTGATCGGTCGTTCCATTGCCGGATTTGCTGACCATTGGTAGCTGGCGTTACACCTACATCCGTAAACGTTCCGAAGTTGGCCATGTACCATATTGAATTCGAAGCTGCCTGACCAACGCCACCGGGTCCAACATTTCCAACAGCAGTACCGGTTCCTACAACTGGAAAACCCGAACAACCTGCTCCAATACAATTGATGGTAAAGGTTGAGCAAATCTGGGCCTGTGTTGCCCCATTGGTATAGGTAACCTGACTGCCGGCTCCATTCTGTAATGTGGCTGTTCCGCTTCCGCAGAGGGTGGCATTCGTAAAATCAATTATCAGATCATCTGTTGAGGTTGAGTTTGTATTGATGATAGTGATGCTGTTACCGGTTAGTACAAGGTCGTCAAGACAGGTGAGTGTAGAAGTTGCATCAGCTTCCAGGTATCCAAGATTTACCAGGTTTGATCCTAAAATAAATGAGCCTCCAGCCAAAACGTGTGTGTAGCCTTCAGTCATCATTTCAATACCGCTAACGGTAAGCGTCCCACCAATTTCAATATCACCCGTTTGGTAGAACATGGCAATGTTCGATGATACGAAAGGGCCAACATTGCTACGCCCAAGGTCATCAGGTGAAATACCACAGGCCATATTATCGGCAATGTTATTGATCGTAATGTTATGACCATTTAGAATAACAACATTATCATGGCGTTTGGGCCAAACACCCGCTGCAAGCGGTCCACCTGAACCATCCGAATTTGTTGTCCAGGAATTTGGGTCATCCCAATTGCCACCGGATGTAACATTTCTTGAATAATATGTGATTTGGCCCAATGCAACGCCATAGAAAACACATGGAACATCATCGGGGAAGAAGCCGGTAGCCTGATTTCCACCTCCATCAGCTGTGGTCCAGTTAGTAGCATTTGCAATTTCTGAAGCGCAGTCGGCAATGGTTGAGGTGCAATTTGTATTGCCGGTATATACCATGACGTCTTCATCGCCTGTAATTGATATAGCATTTACACCTGTGGTGAGTCCCGTATTAGTTAATGTTCCGTTGGCACCAAATCCATCGTTTGCAATTGCGGAGAGAAATACGGTTGGTGTTGAAGCATCTGTGCCTAAAAACATATATAAGACCTCATTTCCGGCTCCAACATCAAACCCTCCCGATCTCGAGACCGAACCAATATTTACAGTTGGAGTAGCAGAGGCGCTATTTTCCACTATCAGGACTGTTCCAGCAGGAATTGTATTTCCCGTATTATTAGACCATGTTATTGAGCCTTCACCAGCAACGAATGCGCCTCCGCCACCTATTGGGTTTCCATTCCATTCGCTATCATGGAAATAAATAGTTGT contains these protein-coding regions:
- a CDS encoding sodium-dependent bicarbonate transport family permease; translation: MSLALLVDNLTNPALLFFVLGIVAVRLKSDLELPSTSSKFISLYLLFAIGFKGGQELAHSEFSLEIVWSMLFGVAIASLIPLYTFFILKKRLSVSNAGAIAAAYGSVSAVTFVTAISFLEMEAVPFSGHMIAVMALMETPAIIIGVILIRMYGREETGDTRLRSVVHHSFTNGSVLMIIGSLIIGFLANDQQALGIKPFTNDIFKGFLALFLLDMGIASGRKLKDFLDGGWFTLAFALVIPLVNGCAVALLSSLITDDPGNRFMFAVLAASASYIAVPAAMKMAAPQANPGIFVPMTLAVTFPLNITLGMPIYLELIL
- a CDS encoding ThuA domain-containing protein, whose translation is MKNQRRNFLFKALAATVGLAALPFRHVAKPTAEQMKPLPSLKDRKVLFTYGGWDGHEPDKFVDYLVPWLKKEGAEIILSKTLDSYTDKQLMGSIDLVLQIFTMSQITKEQEAGLLEAIKNGVGIAGWHGGLCDAFRNNTEYQYMTGGQWVSHPGGVIDYRVNIVDHEDAVTQGIRDFNMTSEQYYMHIDPNVKVLATTRFNGKIDPWIDGCVLPVAWKKTYGKGRVFYTSLGHNLKHITDQPQAVTLMKRGIIWASASKYEPTEAWVNPVYG
- a CDS encoding bestrophin family ion channel, with product MFIKRNYGLWMTFNWSKKPFLYGLLYAASITAAYEFLPLNIAIPWQPLSIVGIAVAFYLGFKNNSSYDRTWEARKIWGGIVNSSRSFASAVMAFVKTENKDEAQSIKQTLIYRHIAWLTALRYQLRLSRPWEHTNERLSGLYVPTICEAYFDSLDKEIEHLLRPEELEQLKRKTNMATQLLTTQTQKLKALKELNYLTEMEHFRLQELIGNLYDEQGKSERIKNFPFPRQYASTALWTTFVFSALVPFGLLDVFTEGTWVWLTVPFSALIIWVFFLTEKIGDYSENPFEGTYNDVPITSISRAIEIDLREMLGETDVPPPIKDENGFLM
- a CDS encoding DUF3667 domain-containing protein; translated protein: MTCTNCQQEVSGKFCTSCGQRTNVKRITFREGWNDFWSRVYGFDGMFPRTLRDLTIRPGVVARKYIEGNRVLYYGPVGYFFLMLTIYILTFSMLEIDLYEFSKAVNPFDEAKQGSGQEQVNMGIMGWVKDNQRLMSFLFIPFYVFAAALLFRKSKHNLLEHSVLVFYTQGHYQWLSVIFLIVFKFTGTYMHLLLFMSSSALYYAFGCTQLYVQYKPGWAMFRGVFVHIFFWLSLFFFTSLLMVIAIIMNPELLEMMKPSNN
- a CDS encoding MaoC family dehydratase encodes the protein MPKLIINSFAEFEQHIGKELGVSEYHKITQEQINLFADSTLDHQWIHTDPQRAATESQFKSTIAHGYLTLSLVPHLWDQIAEVNNYTMLVNYGIENLKFNQPVLVNQEVRLRVVLQALTNLRGIAKTEMKVTLEIKDNPKPAFTATIVFLYHFK
- a CDS encoding CocE/NonD family hydrolase; this translates as MKKNLLLFFLCLLALGVTAQQNPQDVYNKLAEIAVIDQKVMMPMRDGVRLATDIYRPKGNAKVPIVFSRTPYNFNTWVDGEMRTRTLEAAIDAVQRGYAYVVQNERGRFFSEGEWDILGTPLTDGYDAFEWMSKQPWSNGKIGVIGCSSTAEWQMAVASLNHPALAAMVAQGFGAGVGKVGEYYEQGNWYRGGAQQMLFTAWLYGTQNDKYKPTLPKDITQQDLIRIQRFYDMATEMPRQDWAQALQHLPVQDIIKNVNGQEGVYEKMIRRKPNDPAWFTGGLYHDTMPLDVPAYWFVSWYDVSSSPNLALFNHARNNPNKEIADNQYLVIAPTLHCAYKRATENTIVGERSVGDARLNYDELTWGWFDLLLKGEQNDFKKNTPRVQYYTMGSNKWQISDTWPPKNAVMTNYFLSSEGKANTRNGDGKLVAKAPSADNPDTFKYDPMNPVKSHGGNVCCTGNAVQGGAFDQSEMELRDDILVYTSEPLKEGIEVSGFIESTLYLSSDVKDTDVTIKLIDVHPDGKAYNLDETIQRVRYREGYEKEVFMEKGKVYEVKLTPMSTSNYFAAGHRIRIEVSSSNFPRFERNLNTGGNNYDEVTGVVATNTIHHSKKYPSVVRLPIVRK
- a CDS encoding asparagine synthetase B, encoding MTKICLVICCVVYSWSAFSNSMLIPMDDHQHNHLKAYGLAYFMLQRQTEVDWLLNYRGGSFLFSYSAEAETECKLRGISYEIISAAKVNTLLNEISSPAVNMNVVRLEKVPRIAVYSPKSDFIQDETDAVILVLEYAEIPFDIIYDEEIHNEALARYDWVHLHHEDFTGQPARARWRESAMLEYQTQETTAGRLGYSSVPAMKLEVAKQLKTFCASGGYLFAMCSAAESIDVALAVNGLDLFELADDEAQQQALDYSLSLAFENFVLEPPYSRRFSDINVGRGYGSMGSYFSLFTFSAKWDIIPSLLTQNHEHMIREFSGLTTAFNRGLVKPEVLILGENKEAGNVRYMFNELGKGFWTFYSGHDPEGYPGRGRSATDLNLHPNSPGYRLILNNVLFPSAQKKKQKT
- a CDS encoding T9SS type A sorting domain-containing protein, translating into MRILSWTLISVSRAILLMSCLLFLSSYAQAQTAGQVMFVGYNADGTDGFAFVTFVDVANGTTIYFHDSEWNGNPIGGGGAFVAGEGSITWSNNTGNTIPAGTVLIVENSASATPTVNIGSVSRSGGFDVGAGNEVLYMFLGTDASTPTVFLSAIANDGFGANGTLTNTGLTTGVNAISITGDEDVMVYTGNTNCTSTIADCASEIANATNWTTADGGGNQATGFFPDDVPCVFYGVALGQITYYSRNVTSGGNWDDPNSWTTNSDGSGGPLAAGVWPKRHDNVVILNGHNITINNIADNMACGISPDDLGRSNVGPFVSSNIAMFYQTGDIEIGGTLTVSGIEMMTEGYTHVLAGGSFILGSNLVNLGYLEADATSTLTCLDDLVLTGNSITIINTNSTSTDDLIIDFTNATLCGSGTATLQNGAGSQVTYTNGATQAQICSTFTINCIGAGCSGFPVVGTGTAVGNVGPGGVGQAASNSIWYMANFGTFTDVGVTPATNGQQIRQWNDRSGNNRHATQATAGNRPLLHTNGANSYAALRFTGDLFIDGPSPGMASTSSYTYLIVFRDTLGAGVGLGGTNDGAGHFILDRTAVTNELVSLKPVTGNRYFYQKRNNAGGGLGGITGTTAINTNTKIIQMRRNYNVNYQMFYNNAQEGGNLADADGATTPPGPRIGRHTNTTNGGLRGYINEFIVYNYAINTAQRIIINNYLSAKYGITLGADDVYTMDDPGNGNYDHEVAGIGQASDGSSHRDAKGTGMVRMTVAGPTLANNEWLLWGHDNASLTSNFADIGAPILERLNRVWRISETGDVGNVTISFDISGLSGSPIGSNLRLLIDRDGDGFSDNDVTPISGGVIAGGVISFSGVNFQNGDRFTLGNTDLSAPLPIELKTFYAEAREQMVHLFWTTASETNNDYFTVERSKTGSKWEQVLQVDGAGTTTSLKNYSAVDDGPFAGLSYYRLKQTDFDGTFSYSKVVSVTIEPRGELEVFPNPSTGLFTVRSPFQFNQVQLLDQLGRNAHIRVEPINNREATIDGTQNTPGLYFLQVSDGHVVKTVRIIIR